GGAGCGCTTCTTGCGGGCGGCCTGCTTTATAATTGATATAAGCCAGGTTATAATAGACTTTTCCGTCGGCATAACCTTCTTTCAACAAGTCATTAATGATGGTTTGCGCCTGGTCAAGTTTCCCCGTCTCGCGGTAGCATACGGCCAGGACATTTCTGATCTTGGGTGCGAGCCGTTTACCGGGTTTTTGGGCGGCCGTTTCCAGCAGGGAAATCGCTTCCGCCCAGTTTTTTTTGTATGCGGTAACCAAAGCTAAACTAATGTAGGGGTTTGGGCTCGCCGGTTGGAAAGAAACGGCTTTTCGCAAATGGGCTTCGAGTTTGTTCCGGTCAATATTCGCCAGGGCAACCAAGCTCCAGAACTTGCCAGGAGCGGTAACGTAAAGAAGGATCGCCCAAACGGCGACGCCGAGGCCGAAGGGGAGCCAACCGGGCCGGAGAAACAGGGCCAATAAGCACCAGCCGACAAGCAACCATTGGATGTTTTCTTCCCATAAACGTTTGTACATTTCGATCCCTCGCTTAAACTTGTGATTTTATGTATTGCATCCCCTTTTAAAGGGGGACCTGGTTTTGGTGGGGAGGCCGCATAGTACTATACTATTATACCGGAGGGAACCATTTTCTTCAATAAAAGGGGCAGTACACTCCCGGTTGCCAAAAGGATCCTTTCGCAAGTATGATTCCGGAAAAAAGTGGTTACACTAAAAAATCCCAAGAAACAAGAGAAGGAACGGGAGTGGGAAGGATGAAACTGCTTTTTTATTGCGACCTTTTCTTCTGGTATTTGCATAAGATAACGCTGGTGGCAATCCTGGCCTGGGCCGCCCGTTTATGGTGGCAAAAGATACAGAAGGAGAAGGAAGACAAGGCCGAAAACTAAGGAAAAGGCGCGGGGTGTTTTTGACTTTTCCTTGTCAAAATTGGTTTATATATAATAAGATAGAAAGTGGTTGCTCACCTATGTTAAGATGGTTGTCTTCGTTGAAAACGACCCTCTCCGTCGACTAGGTGGTTGTCGACATTAACCATTCATCGGCGCCGCGTAGTTGCTTAAAACATCATATGTTATTCCGGGTGTTGCAGGGAGTGGATAGTGGTGAAGTTGAAAAAAAAGGTGGCCGTGTTAGGCCTGGGCATTGAAAACCTGGCCTTAACCGAATATTTGTTGCAGAAGGGTGAACATGTTACGGTCTGTGACCGGCGTACCCCGGAGCAACTGGGGGAACGTTATACGACCTTACAGAAGTTGGGGGTTGATTTCCGGCTTGGCCCGTCCTATTTGGAAAGGCTGGAAGACTTTCAGGTCCTGTACCGTTCACCCGGATTGCCTTTATTCCAACCGGAGCTGGTGGCCGCCAAGCGTCAGGGGGTGGAGATAACCAGCGCGATCCGGCTTTTCGTTTCTTTGTGTCCCTGTCCGATTGTGGGGGTAACCGGAACCAAAGGGAAAGGAACCACTTCGGCGCTGATCCACCGGATGTTGGCGGCCAGTCAGCGGCGGCGCGGTGCCCAATCCTTTTTGGGAGGAAATATCGGGATTGCGCCTTTTTCGTTTTTGCCACATCTCTCTCCGGACGATGTGGTTGTTTTGGAACTCTCCAGTTTTCAGTTGGAGGATATGGAAGAAAGTGTGCCGATTGCCGTTGTGACGAATATTACCGAAGATCACTTAACGGCGGCGGATCCGTACAATCCCAACTACCATCGCTCGCGGGAAGCATATGTGCAGGCCAAAACCAATCTTTTCCGGCACCAGGATGCTTCCGGGGTCACGATTCTCAATCATGACGATCCGACCAGCCGGGGCCTGCAGGAATTGGTCCCGGGTAAGCTTCTTTTATACGGAAGCCGCGCCCAGGCGCTGGGGGCCTGGTATGAGCAGGCGCCGGGCGGCCAATATAAGATCTTTTGGAACCTGGACGGAAAACCGGAGGAGCTGATCGGGAGCGACCGGATTAGACTCCGGGGCGAGCACAACCTCTTAAATATTGCGGCGGCGGCGTTGGCGGCCGCGCAAGCGGGGGCGGACCGGGACAGTATTGTGGAGGCCATCAGCACCTATAATGGTCTCGAGCACCGGCTGGAGTACGTGGCGACCGTTGAGGGGGTCCAATACTTTGATGACTCCTTTGCCACCGCGCCGGAACCGACCATCGTTGCCCTGCGGGCGTTTAAGGAACCAATCGTCTTGATTGCCGGCGGTGTTGATAAAGGGGCCGACTACCGGCCTTTGGCGGAGGAGATTATCGCCGGTTCCGTGAAGGCGGTCGTGTTAATCGGGAAGATGGCGCCGGTTTTGAAGGAGCTTATCATCAGGGTGGGGACGGAGAAAGGAAAAGTTCCGTTCCTGGCGGAAGGCGGCAACGATATGGCGTCGATTATGGCGGTGACAAAAGAAATCGCCCAACCGGGCGATGTGGTTTTGCTCTCGCCCGCCTGCGCCAGTTTTGATTTGTTTAAAAACTACAAAGAGCGGGGCGACCTTTTTAAACAGGCCGTACTGGCCTTGGCGGCCAAATAAGAAGAGGAGATTTAGCAATTGAAAGAGGAAAACCACAAGCGGATCATGAAAATAAAAAAGAATAAAAGTCAGAGCAGAGTTGAGGGGAGCCGGAGAACAAGCCGAGGAGAGTGTTTTTTAAGGAGGATGAAATGGCTGGTATTGTAGGAGTCTGTCGAACTGGCGAATGTGAACTGGTAGAAAAGATGTTGGCGAAGATTCGCCACCGCGGACCGGGCGGTCAAAAAGTGATCGCAAAAAACGGGGGTGTCCTGGGGGTAGTTTACCGTAAGGGAACGAAGCCTCCTTTCCTGGATCGACCCCGGTGCAGCGCAGTCTGGGATGGACGTTTCTCTCGCAATTTGAACCGCGTGGAGACCGATACCCCATTAGCGTTAGCCGCCTTAAAGGACGGGAAAGTTTTACTTGTCCGGGACGGGCTCGGTATTTCTCCGCTTTATTATGGTGAAGTCGATGGGATTTTGGTCTTTGCTTCAGAGGTAAAAGCTTTGGTGGGGATCGTTCAGAAAGTCCGGGAGTTTCCGCCCGGCCACAAATATGTCTCCGGTGAAGGTTTCCAACGATTTTTTGGGTTAAAACCAGTTGAGACCTGGCCGTTACCGAAAGAGGAAGCCGCGCGCCGTTTGCGGAAGGCATTGGAGCAAGCGGTTGCTGATTATATTAAAGGCCAAACCGAGGTGGGTTCGCTCCTTTCCGGTGGTCTTGATTCAAGTACTTTATCAGCGTTAGCCCGCCGGCGGGTGGACCGGTTACACACCTTTGCTTGCGGACTGGAGGGGGCATCCGATCTGGAGTACGCTAGAGAGGTCGCGAAACATATCGGCTCCATTCACCACGAGGCGGTCTATACGATTGAAGATATATGGAGAGTTTTACCCGATGTGATCTACCATTTAGAGTCCTTTGATGCGCTGCTTATCCGTTCCGCGGTTACCCATTATTTAGTAACCAAAATGGTCTCCGATTATGTCCCGGCCGCTTTTTCCGGAGAAGGCGGGGACGAGCTGTTTGCCGGTTATGATTACTACAAAGAATTGCCGCCGGAACTCCTGAACGGTGAGTTAATTGAGAGCATCAAACGGCTTCATAATACGGCTTTACAACGGGTTGACCGCTCCGCCGCTGCCTACGGAACCGACGCTTACGTAGGTTTCCTTGCGCCACCGGTGGTGAAACTGGCGGTGCGGATTCCGGTTGAGTACAAATTGTACCAAGGGGCCGGTGAAGAACCGGTGGAAAAATGGATATTAAGAAAAGCGGTGGAGGACTTACTCCCTGATGATGTCCTCTGGCGGCCGAAGGTGAAATTTTGGAAGGGGACCGGGATAGGGGACCGGATCGCGGCCCGCGTTGAAACCCAAATCAGTGATGTCGATTTTCGAAGGGAACGGCGTTTGCCGGATGGTTCTTATCTAAACACCAAAGAAGAGCTGTTCTATTACCGTATTTTTAAGGAACACTTCGGGACGCTTACGGATTTGTCTTTTGTTGGGCGGACGAAGGGAGCTCCCTGTGCGCCGGCGTCCTAAAAGACAAGAAAACCCCTGACTTTTGCGTGCTCCTTTTGGGGGCGACGGCTGTTCTAATCGCGCCGTCACCCGAAAGGGGTTTTCTTTTTTCAGGTCAACATGGGGAATCCGGTTCCGGGGGGACAAAGGCATAATAAATCCGGCGCATTGCTTCTTCGAAATCCTTGTTTTCAATGCCGACAATGATGTTGATCTCACTGGAACCCTGGTCGATCATCCGGACGTTGATCCCGCCTTCGGCGAGGGCGGTAAAGAGTTTGGCGGCGATTCCGGGCGTGTAAGCCATACCCAGACCGACCGTGGCAATGAGCGCGATATCTTGGAAAACCTCAATGGAATCGGGTTGGCAGACCCGTTCAATATCCCCCAGCACTTTGTCCAATTTATTATTGTTGAGTTGGGAATCGGCGATTACCAGGGAAATGGTGTCGATCCCGGAAGGCATGTGTTCAAAAGAGATCCCATGGTCTTCGATGACCGACAACAGTTTCCGGCCGAAGCCCAATTCCGAATGCATCAAGGTTTTTTCGATGGCGATGATCGTGAACCCTTTTAGCCCGGCAATCCCCGTGATCGAGCCGGGGGTACGATAATTCCCGTTATCACTTACAATCAAGGTACCGGGGGCGTCCGGATCGTTGGTGTTTTTGATATTGATCGGAATCTTGGCTTCCCGGACCGGAAAGATTGCCTCCTCATGGAGAACCGAAGCGCCCATATAAGCCAACTCCCGTAGTTCCCGGTAGGTGATCTCGCGGATCGGTTTCGGGTTTTTGACAACCCGGGGATCCGCCATGAGAAAACCGGAGACGTCAGTCCAGTTCTCGTAGAGGGAGGCGTTTACCCCGCGGGCGACGATGGCGCCGGTGATGTCCGACCCACCCCGTGAGAAGGTGCGGACCTGGCCGTCAGGGGTGGACCCGTAAAAGCCGGGAATGACCGCCCGTGGATACCGGGCGAGCTCCCGGCTGAGCACGGATTGGGTTTTTTCCGCGTCAAAGCGGCCTTCCGTGTCAAAGAAGATTACATCAGCCGCATCTACGAAAGCAAAATCTAAGTAGGCGGCGAGGATTTTGCCGTTCAGAAACTCACCACGACTGGCCGCATAATCCGCGGAAGCGCCGGCTTTGATCCGCGCTGCAATCTCCTCCAGATCCGGACGGAGATCAAGAGATAGTCCTAATTCAGCGCAGATGGTGAGAAACCGCCCTTTGATCAGGCCGAAGACCTCGGCGAAGGAATGCCCTTCTTGGGCGAGCGCATGACATTTATATAAAAGGTCGGTAATTTTCTGATCATGTTGGTCTCTTTTTCCGGGGGCGGAAGGAACAACGTACCGACGCGCGGGATCT
This sequence is a window from Capillibacterium thermochitinicola. Protein-coding genes within it:
- the murD gene encoding UDP-N-acetylmuramoyl-L-alanine--D-glutamate ligase, with the protein product MKLKKKVAVLGLGIENLALTEYLLQKGEHVTVCDRRTPEQLGERYTTLQKLGVDFRLGPSYLERLEDFQVLYRSPGLPLFQPELVAAKRQGVEITSAIRLFVSLCPCPIVGVTGTKGKGTTSALIHRMLAASQRRRGAQSFLGGNIGIAPFSFLPHLSPDDVVVLELSSFQLEDMEESVPIAVVTNITEDHLTAADPYNPNYHRSREAYVQAKTNLFRHQDASGVTILNHDDPTSRGLQELVPGKLLLYGSRAQALGAWYEQAPGGQYKIFWNLDGKPEELIGSDRIRLRGEHNLLNIAAAALAAAQAGADRDSIVEAISTYNGLEHRLEYVATVEGVQYFDDSFATAPEPTIVALRAFKEPIVLIAGGVDKGADYRPLAEEIIAGSVKAVVLIGKMAPVLKELIIRVGTEKGKVPFLAEGGNDMASIMAVTKEIAQPGDVVLLSPACASFDLFKNYKERGDLFKQAVLALAAK
- a CDS encoding aspartate kinase translates to MDIKVAKFGGSSLADAAQFRKVRAIVEADPARRYVVPSAPGKRDQHDQKITDLLYKCHALAQEGHSFAEVFGLIKGRFLTICAELGLSLDLRPDLEEIAARIKAGASADYAASRGEFLNGKILAAYLDFAFVDAADVIFFDTEGRFDAEKTQSVLSRELARYPRAVIPGFYGSTPDGQVRTFSRGGSDITGAIVARGVNASLYENWTDVSGFLMADPRVVKNPKPIREITYRELRELAYMGASVLHEEAIFPVREAKIPINIKNTNDPDAPGTLIVSDNGNYRTPGSITGIAGLKGFTIIAIEKTLMHSELGFGRKLLSVIEDHGISFEHMPSGIDTISLVIADSQLNNNKLDKVLGDIERVCQPDSIEVFQDIALIATVGLGMAYTPGIAAKLFTALAEGGINVRMIDQGSSEINIIVGIENKDFEEAMRRIYYAFVPPEPDSPC
- a CDS encoding tetratricopeptide repeat protein; the encoded protein is MYKRLWEENIQWLLVGWCLLALFLRPGWLPFGLGVAVWAILLYVTAPGKFWSLVALANIDRNKLEAHLRKAVSFQPASPNPYISLALVTAYKKNWAEAISLLETAAQKPGKRLAPKIRNVLAVCYRETGKLDQAQTIINDLLKEGYADGKVYYNLAYINYKAGRPQEALQAAEKARSFNLSDPDPVLLTAKIYFEQGDYAAAKDNYDWCIKHLSWPVESYYWLGRCELELGLITQARDHLATAVERITSDPELSDVPPEEAQKWLDEANRLLAADKSVDPENLTLEPTPETDPNQS
- a CDS encoding asparagine synthase-related protein, producing MAGIVGVCRTGECELVEKMLAKIRHRGPGGQKVIAKNGGVLGVVYRKGTKPPFLDRPRCSAVWDGRFSRNLNRVETDTPLALAALKDGKVLLVRDGLGISPLYYGEVDGILVFASEVKALVGIVQKVREFPPGHKYVSGEGFQRFFGLKPVETWPLPKEEAARRLRKALEQAVADYIKGQTEVGSLLSGGLDSSTLSALARRRVDRLHTFACGLEGASDLEYAREVAKHIGSIHHEAVYTIEDIWRVLPDVIYHLESFDALLIRSAVTHYLVTKMVSDYVPAAFSGEGGDELFAGYDYYKELPPELLNGELIESIKRLHNTALQRVDRSAAAYGTDAYVGFLAPPVVKLAVRIPVEYKLYQGAGEEPVEKWILRKAVEDLLPDDVLWRPKVKFWKGTGIGDRIAARVETQISDVDFRRERRLPDGSYLNTKEELFYYRIFKEHFGTLTDLSFVGRTKGAPCAPAS